A single Anopheles arabiensis isolate DONGOLA chromosome X, AaraD3, whole genome shotgun sequence DNA region contains:
- the LOC120905808 gene encoding uncharacterized protein LOC120905808 gives MAIRVELLLVMVLLPLLLLESVVPYAAAEKVWVDRDKVYCGHLDCTRVATFKGERFCTLCDTRHFCECKETREPLPYMYACPGTEPCQSSDRLGSCSKTMHDVLCDRIDQAFLEQ, from the coding sequence ATGGCCATTCGTGTGgagttgctgctggtgatggttctgttgccgctgctgctgctcgaatCCGTCGTCCCGTACGCGGCGGCCGAAAAGGTTTGGGTCGACCGGGACAAGGTGTACTGTGGCCATCTCGACTGCACCAGGGTGGCGACGTTCAAAGGCGAACGGTTCTGCACCCTGTGCGATACGCGCCACTTCTGCGAGTGCAAGGAGACGCGCGAGCCTCTGCCGTACATGTACGCCTGCCCGGGCACGGAACCGTGCCAGTCGAGCGATCGGCTCGGTTCGTGCAGCAAAACGATGCACGATGTGCTGTGCGACCGGATCGATCAGGCCTTCCTGGAGCAGTAA